From Kaistella polysaccharea:
CGAAATGTAATCGATTTTTACACCAAGCGAGTCCAGAACTTTTAAAACGCCGATATGCGCAAAACCTTTCGCGCCGCCACCGGCAAGAGAAAGTCCGATTCGAGGATTTTTTGGGACTTTAAATCCTTCTTTTACTTGTGCCTGGAGCTGAAAGTTCAGGATTATTATGCAAAAAAGTGCAATTATTTTCTTCATTTAATCTTTAATATAAATTCTTTTCACTCTTCGTGATATAGATGTTAAAACTTCGTAAGGTATTGTCGAGCAGTATTCTGCAAATTGCTGAATGGTTGGGTTCGAATTAAATAGAACGACTTCTTCGCCCTCTTTAACGGGAAATTCGCCGACATCAATCATAAGCATATCCATGCATACATTCCCCACGATGGGAAATATATTATTTCGAACTCCTACGAACCCCACTTTATTCCCTAAAAGTCTCGGGATACCGTCTGCATAACCAACGGGAATAGTAGCAATTTTTGTATCTTTTTCTGCTTTAAATTTTCGATTATAACCTACCGATTCTCCCGCCTTTACCTCCGAGATCTGCGAAATAACCGTTTTAAAACTTACGGCACTTTTTAATCTTTTTGTAATCTCTGGGTCAGTAGATATACCTACCATTCCGATTCCAATTCTAACCATATCAAATTGGAATTCTGAATAATTAACTATTCCTGTGCTGTTCAAAATATGCCGAATCGGCTCGTATCTTAATTGATGACTTAAATACTTCGAATTTTCATCAAATATTTCTATTTGTTTTAAGGTATATAATTTTTCTTCCTCATCATCTGCAGAACTTAGATGGCTGAATATCGACTTTACCTTCACATTCATCGTCTGCAATCTCTTGTAAAGCTCCGGTAATTCTTCAGTTTTAAAGCCAAGGCGATTCATTCCCGTTTCTAATTTGATATGAATAGGATAGGTCTGCATAATACCTTTCTGCAGCAGTTTGTCATTGAAAAGTTCCAGCACCCGAAAACTGTAAATTTCTGGTTCTAAATTAAAATCAATTATACTGTTATAACTGTGTTGTTCAGGATTCATCACCATGATGGGAGTTGTGATTCCATTTTTCCGAAGATCTATACCTTCGTCCGCGTACGCAACACCTAAATAATCAATATGATGATGCTGTAAAAACTCTGCAATTTCGTATCCACCTAAACCATAAGAATAGGCTTTTACCATTGCCATCATCTTGGTTTCCGGTTTTAAGAGCAGTTTATGAACATTGATATTATGCAAAATAGAATTTAGGTTGATTTCTAAAATTGTATCGTGCTTTTGCAGTTCCAAAAATGTTTTAACCTTGTCTATTTCAAATTTTCTTGCACCTTTCAGTAATATCAGATGGTTTTCTACTTGATTAATTTGGTGACTATCAATTAGTTCAGATGTCGTAGCGAAGGTATGCGTCTCGGTTTTGAAGAGACTTTCGAGTTGCGTAATTTCAGATCCGACCAGAAATATTTGATTGAAATGCTGATCGTTTGTGAGTTCGGCTACTTCATCATAAAGCTCCTGAGAGTTTTTGCCTTCCACAAAATCTGTCAAAATCAGACATTTTTGCGATTTATTATATTCTTTTATATTCTGGTAAGCAATTTTGAGAGAATCGATATCCAGATTAAAAGAATCATTAATAATTAAATTATTTCTAACACCAACAACACTTTCGAGACGCATTTCTATTGCCTTCAATGAATTTAGCCGTTCAATAATTTGAAGATTACTAAATTCAAACTCTTTTAAAACCGCAATTACGCAGAGCACATTGCTAATGGTTGCTTCATCTCGTTGATATACGGGAATCGAAATTTCTTCCTCAAAATATCGAATAATAATTTCCTGAGAGCGGTCAGTCCAATTATTTATAACGCATAAATCGTTGTGTTCTTTAAGCCCAAAAGAAAGCATTCTCTTCTCTGGATAATACTCCTGTAATGCGCTTTTAACGAGAGAATTATCTCCATTAAAAATGATGAACTCTGAATGTTTAAACAGTTTTATTTTCTCTGCAATTAATTCATTTACATCCTGAAAGTTTACAGAATGTGCAGTTCCAATATAAGTAAGGATGCCGATTTGTGGGGAAAACAAATCTTCTAAAACTTGCATTTCGCCGGGTTTAGAAATTCCAACTTCAAAAATTCCCAACTGATGTTTTTGTTTTATTTCTAAAAGTGAGAGCGGAAGCCCTAATTGAGAATTAAAACTTTTCGGACTTTTCACAGTTGTGTAATCGTGAAACATCGCTTGGTATAACCATTCTTTAACGATAGTTTTCCCATTGCTCCCCGTTATGCCAATTGTTTTAAGATTAAATTGATGAAGATGATATTTGGCTAAATTTTGCAAAAATGACAAGGAGTCTTCTACAATTATCCAGGTAATATTTGAAAATTGCGGCAAATAGTTTTCGGCTATAATTACGGTAATTCCTTTTTCAATAACAGATTGAATATATTTTTCACCAGAATTTTTCGGAGTATTAATGGCTATAAATGCAGCATCAGTCACGGAATAGATATTTCTACTGTCGTAGGCAATATTTTTTACATGAATATCTGGATCACCAATTAATTTTGAATCGGTTATTTCTGCGATTTGTTTTGTGGTATAATTCATTCAGTTTCCCTGTTCAGAAATTCCTCGTTGAATACTTTTCTACTCACTGCTTCATAACTGTCAGTTTCTCCAAGCTGTACCAAATCTTTATTGGCTGATGTTCTCATAGAATGATTCGCTAAATTGCCAGTTCGCTTGCAAATTGCATGCACTTTAGTCACATATTCAGCAGTTGCCATCAGATTAGGAATCGGACCGAAAGGGCGTCCCATAAAATCCATATCAAGTCCGGCAATTACGACTCTAACACCACTGTTAGCCAGCTTATTAGCGACTTCTACAATACTTTCGTCAAAAAACTGTGCTTCGTCAATCCCAACTACGTCGCAGGTACTTCCTAAGAGTAAAATTTCGTTCGGACTTTCAACAGGTGTGCTTCTAATCTTATTTTGATTGTGGGATACGACTTCCTCGTCGGCGTATCTCGTATCTAATTTTGGTTTAAAAATCTCAACACTTTGGCCGGCCATCTCTGCACGACGAAGTCTTCGGATTAATTCTTCCGTTTTCCCAGAAAACATAGAGCCGCAGATGACTTCCATCCAACCGCTTTGTTTTGCGTGATTAATTGTATTTTCTAAAAACATTTGTTAAATTAGCCGTAAGAATTAAAAGGCCAAAATTACGGAAATTTAATAAGAAATTGATATGCAAAATCTTCAAGATATACAGGATAAAATTTTTTTTGAAACCAGAACTATTTTAGAAACGCTCGGCAAAATCAGTTCAGTAGATGAGTTGTTGGCAAAGCAAGATTTGTTCAGTGAAGTAACCGACAGGATTGCTTTTCTAAGAATACTCGAAAAAAATGAAGAAAGTTTTGAACAGATTTACAACCGAAAAACTGAAGTTGAAGAACTTTCCAATCTAGCTGAAGTTCACGCAACTCATCAGATAGAAAATTTTGATGATGCGCCTTTCCCGGAAGATGTCATTGAAGAGGAAGTACTTTTTACCAATGAACTCAATGATATTCATTCCGACGAACTAGATGAAACTGTCGAAAGTCCTGAAAGTGTACCCAATCCTCGTTCCATCAGAGAGCAAAACGAATATAATATCAATATTGAAGAGGCGCGGGCTTTTAATGAGGAACAACATATTTTAGAAGTTTCCGAGCACTCAGATATTATTGCGCAAAAAGAAAAAGAACTGGAAGAATCCGAAGTCAGAAGACGTCAGATTGTGGAAATTAGTAAACATGAGCCACAAAAGGTAGAACAAGCAGAGGAACTACCTCCAGTGCACGATACTCCACTTCAACAAGCGGAAAAAAAATTCAAGTTAGCCAATATCAAAGGCTTAAACGTTGTAAAGCAAATTTTTGATAATGATCCTCTGGAACAAGAAGAAGTTCAGCCAGACCAGGGAAGTATTTTAAAAACCAATATTCAGACAGATTTCATGGAAGCTGAAAGGCGCAAACCAGAATTCCGTCTTGATTTAAATGATAAAGTTGCATTTACCAAAAGCCTCTTCAACGGGAATGCTGACGAGTTAACTGCAGCCATCACAAAACTTAACAGTTTCACAAACTTGGAGGATGCCAAAAATTATTTAAGCGAACTTTATCACGAGAGGAATTGGGTAAAAGCAGACGAGTATGCACAACGACTTTGGAGTTTGGTAGAAAATAAATTCATGTAAGACTTATCAATGATTAAAAATATAGCAGATTTCCAAAACGTCTTTTTTATCGGCGTGGCAGGAGTCGGAATGAGCGCTATTGCTCAATATTTAAAAGGAATAGGAAAAGAAGTTGGTGGCAGTGACCGCTATTTTCATCCGGGAGAATACAATAAAACCAAAGAACAGTTAGAAGCCGAAGGAATTACCTGTTTTCTGCAGGATGGAAGTGGAATTTCCGAAAAGACCGATTTAATAGTTGTTTCAACGGCTATTGAAGATACCATTTTTGAAGTTCAAAAAGCCAAAGAACTTGGAATTCAAATTATTAAAAGAAGTGAACTTTTATCCATCATCGCTAAAAGTAAAAAAACGATTGCGGTTGCCGGAACTTCCGGAAAATCTACAACTTCCGCGATGTTATATCAAATCTTATTAGATGCCAATCTAGAACCGAGCATTATTTCTGGTGCGGGTTTAACAAGCATTATTAAAGAAGGTAAAATTGGAAATGCTGCAGTAGGGAAGGGAGAATGGCTTATCATTGAAGCTGATGAAAGTGACCGTTCAGTGATCCAATATCAACCTGAAGTCGGCTTGCTTTTAAACATTGACAAAGACCATCAGGAAATAGAGGAATTGATTGAATTATTTACTATTTTTAAAAATAACACAAACAGCTTATTCGTTGTGAATCAGTCGAATGCATTAGCGAAACCTTTGTCAACAAATTCAGAGAATGATTTTGGATTTGAGGATGAAAATGCAGGCTATTCCGCGGAAAATTTTGAGCAAGATGGTTTATCACTGACCTTCGAAGTCCGTGCTCAAAAATTCCAGATGAATTCTCTGGGTCAACATTCCGTCGAAAATGCAACTGCTGCAATTGCGGTTGCGAATCAGATCGGAATTGATTTAAAAACCTGTGCCGACAGCTTGGAAACTTATGAAGGAATTTATCGGCGTCATCAAATTCTCGGACGAAAAAATGGCGTTTGGGTTATTGATGATTATGCTCACAATCCAGCAAAATGTGCAGCTTCGATTAAAGCCTGTAAACCCTTGGCAGAAAAAGTAATTGCCTGGTTTCAACCACATGGCTATAAACCAACGAGGTTTTTGAAAGACGACTTTATTCAGGAAATCGCCGATTCATTAAGATCACAAGATGAAATCTGGATGAGCGAAATTTTCTACGCTGGCGGAACTGCTGTGAAAGATATTTCAGCGAACGATTTAATTGAAGGCATTACAGCAAAAGGGAAAAAAGCCTATTTTGTCGAAGACAGGAATTACTTATTAGAAAAATTAAGACCAGAATTAACGGACGGAACTGTTTTGCTGTTAATGGGTGCGAGAGATCCGAGTTTAGAAACGTTTTGCAAAAATCTTTATGAAAATTTGTAGATGAGTGGAATAATGTATTTTGTTCCCACACCAATTGGGAATTTAGAAGATATGACTTTCAGAGCGGTAAGAATTCTGAAAGAAGTTGATTATATTTTATGTGAAGACACACGAACTTCTGGAGTTCTTTTAAAGCATTACGAAATAGGTAAACCTTTGAAATCCTATCATTTACACAATGAACATCATTCGACGCAGAAAATTATAGAAGACCTAAAAAACGGTCAGAATATCGCCATAATTACGGACGCCGGAACACCAGGAATATCAGATCCTGGTTACCTTTTGGCAAAAGCAATTTCCGACTCGAATTT
This genomic window contains:
- a CDS encoding bifunctional UDP-N-acetylmuramoyl-tripeptide:D-alanyl-D-alanine ligase/alanine racemase, with product MNYTTKQIAEITDSKLIGDPDIHVKNIAYDSRNIYSVTDAAFIAINTPKNSGEKYIQSVIEKGITVIIAENYLPQFSNITWIIVEDSLSFLQNLAKYHLHQFNLKTIGITGSNGKTIVKEWLYQAMFHDYTTVKSPKSFNSQLGLPLSLLEIKQKHQLGIFEVGISKPGEMQVLEDLFSPQIGILTYIGTAHSVNFQDVNELIAEKIKLFKHSEFIIFNGDNSLVKSALQEYYPEKRMLSFGLKEHNDLCVINNWTDRSQEIIIRYFEEEISIPVYQRDEATISNVLCVIAVLKEFEFSNLQIIERLNSLKAIEMRLESVVGVRNNLIINDSFNLDIDSLKIAYQNIKEYNKSQKCLILTDFVEGKNSQELYDEVAELTNDQHFNQIFLVGSEITQLESLFKTETHTFATTSELIDSHQINQVENHLILLKGARKFEIDKVKTFLELQKHDTILEINLNSILHNINVHKLLLKPETKMMAMVKAYSYGLGGYEIAEFLQHHHIDYLGVAYADEGIDLRKNGITTPIMVMNPEQHSYNSIIDFNLEPEIYSFRVLELFNDKLLQKGIMQTYPIHIKLETGMNRLGFKTEELPELYKRLQTMNVKVKSIFSHLSSADDEEEKLYTLKQIEIFDENSKYLSHQLRYEPIRHILNSTGIVNYSEFQFDMVRIGIGMVGISTDPEITKRLKSAVSFKTVISQISEVKAGESVGYNRKFKAEKDTKIATIPVGYADGIPRLLGNKVGFVGVRNNIFPIVGNVCMDMLMIDVGEFPVKEGEEVVLFNSNPTIQQFAEYCSTIPYEVLTSISRRVKRIYIKD
- a CDS encoding thymidine kinase translates to MFLENTINHAKQSGWMEVICGSMFSGKTEELIRRLRRAEMAGQSVEIFKPKLDTRYADEEVVSHNQNKIRSTPVESPNEILLLGSTCDVVGIDEAQFFDESIVEVANKLANSGVRVVIAGLDMDFMGRPFGPIPNLMATAEYVTKVHAICKRTGNLANHSMRTSANKDLVQLGETDSYEAVSRKVFNEEFLNRETE
- a CDS encoding UDP-N-acetylmuramate--L-alanine ligase, with protein sequence MIKNIADFQNVFFIGVAGVGMSAIAQYLKGIGKEVGGSDRYFHPGEYNKTKEQLEAEGITCFLQDGSGISEKTDLIVVSTAIEDTIFEVQKAKELGIQIIKRSELLSIIAKSKKTIAVAGTSGKSTTSAMLYQILLDANLEPSIISGAGLTSIIKEGKIGNAAVGKGEWLIIEADESDRSVIQYQPEVGLLLNIDKDHQEIEELIELFTIFKNNTNSLFVVNQSNALAKPLSTNSENDFGFEDENAGYSAENFEQDGLSLTFEVRAQKFQMNSLGQHSVENATAAIAVANQIGIDLKTCADSLETYEGIYRRHQILGRKNGVWVIDDYAHNPAKCAASIKACKPLAEKVIAWFQPHGYKPTRFLKDDFIQEIADSLRSQDEIWMSEIFYAGGTAVKDISANDLIEGITAKGKKAYFVEDRNYLLEKLRPELTDGTVLLLMGARDPSLETFCKNLYENL